The following are encoded in a window of Pseudomonas sp. St316 genomic DNA:
- a CDS encoding anthranilate synthase component I family protein, with translation MVLTVNKNLIGVNVLRREERRPTDALGIYANALEQLGRESVFILESLSGPSRDRRATIIGLEPLFEVCINEGQAQLRGCAALCEHLSASLRQAGLQVDQEHKVHLPDSEAAWNLLRAIQATFQPASNAPSSLAFFGYFSYDCVRLIERLPDLAKQTYDYPLIALSVYQTLVYFHSNGIVETLINNHDLWSPRTLEDYPFLSTTPASEALAPLPYPEAFEEERTVTPEQFVERVEVAMEHIRAGDVYQIQLGHEIRIRSQVSPFDVYQNLRLRNPSPYMYLAHVGGIDLIGASPELFVRIKDDLIEMRPIAGTVGKKPGVDPTQLVLELTRSEKERAEHLMLIDLCRNDIGRVCQAGSLEVDEFMLVEEYSHLYHMVSNVRGLLRPGLDAYDVIKASFPAGTMSGAPKVRAMELIEGMESNRRGIYAGALGLVGFDGSVNTALCIRSTVFDEGTYHLRASAGVVADSVPELEWKETLYKMGSVYRAVTGQEIAL, from the coding sequence ATGGTATTAACCGTGAATAAAAATTTAATTGGCGTGAATGTTCTTCGCCGCGAAGAACGTCGACCTACGGATGCACTTGGCATATATGCAAATGCACTCGAACAACTGGGTCGCGAGTCTGTTTTCATTCTTGAGTCACTGTCCGGCCCAAGCCGTGATCGCCGAGCGACAATCATCGGGCTCGAACCGCTCTTCGAAGTGTGTATCAATGAGGGCCAGGCCCAACTGCGGGGCTGCGCCGCCCTGTGTGAACATTTGTCTGCCAGCCTGCGGCAAGCGGGCCTGCAGGTCGACCAGGAACACAAGGTCCATCTACCCGACAGCGAGGCGGCGTGGAACCTGCTCCGGGCTATCCAGGCAACGTTCCAGCCGGCGTCCAATGCCCCTTCCAGCCTGGCCTTCTTTGGCTATTTCTCCTACGACTGCGTTCGCCTGATCGAGCGACTTCCCGATCTGGCCAAACAGACCTACGACTACCCGCTCATTGCCTTGTCGGTCTACCAGACGCTGGTTTATTTCCACAGCAACGGCATCGTCGAAACCCTGATCAACAACCACGATCTCTGGTCGCCCCGTACGTTGGAGGATTACCCCTTCCTGAGCACAACCCCGGCCTCCGAGGCGCTGGCTCCGCTCCCCTACCCCGAGGCCTTCGAGGAAGAGCGCACGGTGACCCCGGAGCAATTCGTCGAGCGTGTCGAAGTGGCGATGGAGCACATCCGCGCCGGTGACGTCTACCAGATCCAGCTCGGCCATGAGATTCGCATCCGCTCGCAGGTTTCGCCGTTCGATGTGTACCAGAACCTGCGCCTGCGCAACCCTTCCCCCTACATGTACCTGGCCCACGTAGGCGGCATCGACCTGATCGGCGCCAGTCCGGAGCTGTTCGTCAGGATCAAGGACGACTTGATCGAGATGCGCCCGATCGCCGGCACCGTGGGCAAGAAGCCTGGTGTCGATCCGACTCAGTTGGTCCTGGAGCTGACCCGCTCCGAGAAGGAACGCGCCGAGCACCTGATGCTCATCGACCTGTGTCGCAACGATATCGGGCGCGTGTGCCAGGCCGGCTCGCTGGAGGTCGATGAGTTCATGCTGGTGGAAGAGTACTCGCACCTCTACCACATGGTGTCGAACGTTCGCGGCTTGCTGCGCCCGGGGCTGGATGCCTATGACGTGATCAAGGCATCGTTCCCCGCGGGCACCATGTCCGGCGCGCCCAAGGTCAGGGCGATGGAGCTGATCGAGGGGATGGAGAGCAACCGCCGGGGCATTTATGCCGGGGCCCTTGGCCTGGTCGGCTTCGATGGCAGCGTCAACACCGCATTGTGCATTCGCTCGACGGTCTTCGACGAGGGCACGTACCACTTGCGTGCATCCGCCGGCGTGGTGGCCGATTCGGTGCCAGAGCTTGAGTGGAAAGAGACACTCTACAAGATGGGTTCCGTCTACCGGGCGGTGACCGGCCAGGAGATCGCCCTGTGA
- a CDS encoding aminodeoxychorismate/anthranilate synthase component II — MKVFLIDAYDSFVFIISQYLEQLGLETHVERHDVPDLIQRIEAFSPDFCVLGPGPGHPADVGYIEVIKHFQGRLPLLGVCLGHQAIGLAFGAQACRAPHVMHGKVSTIENDGKGVYDHTQARAIRATRYHSLMISEQPLPDCLEITSRSTDDGYVMGVRHRHLPVEGVQFHPESILTENGLDLFRSFIRCHVHK, encoded by the coding sequence GTGAAAGTATTCTTGATCGACGCCTATGACAGCTTCGTCTTCATCATCAGCCAGTACCTGGAACAACTGGGGCTGGAAACCCACGTCGAGCGTCACGACGTACCGGACCTTATCCAACGCATTGAAGCGTTCTCGCCAGATTTCTGCGTGCTGGGCCCTGGGCCCGGGCATCCGGCGGATGTGGGCTACATCGAAGTGATCAAGCACTTTCAGGGGCGCCTGCCGCTGTTGGGTGTGTGCCTGGGTCACCAGGCCATCGGCCTGGCCTTCGGCGCCCAGGCTTGCCGGGCCCCACACGTGATGCACGGCAAGGTGAGTACGATCGAGAACGACGGCAAGGGCGTCTATGACCACACCCAGGCTCGCGCGATCCGAGCGACTCGCTACCACTCGTTGATGATCAGCGAGCAGCCGTTACCCGACTGTTTGGAGATCACGTCCAGATCAACGGACGATGGCTATGTCATGGGCGTACGCCATCGCCACCTGCCGGTGGAGGGCGTGCAGTTCCACCCTGAAAGCATCCTCACCGAAAACGGCCTGGACCTGTTCCGCAGTTTCATCCGGTGTCACGTGCACAAGTGA
- a CDS encoding LuxR family transcriptional regulator has translation MDKHHSPACGRTQAERAATLTAFTSLAKDANRCDWERLLNKVLRQLGFGSYLISLGPATPRDTDPLAGLITTFPKHWLEHYRCDGLIEIDPILRHCRRELVPLFWDSERRRARGRSRLFWEQREQHGLRSGVSIPLRYEMLRGTLSVAFDDMQITEQKGFSNPAVYQLFMLIPYLLAGIRHQLQRPAQPRQDLTPKEMDCLYWASEGKTTWEISHILTCSERTIDFHLLNARRKLGSVSRQQAVSAAVACGLVMPTVNSPTYRCQK, from the coding sequence ATGGACAAACACCACTCCCCCGCCTGCGGCCGGACCCAGGCCGAGCGTGCCGCTACGCTGACCGCCTTCACGAGCCTCGCCAAGGATGCCAACCGTTGCGATTGGGAGCGCCTGCTGAACAAAGTGCTGCGCCAACTCGGCTTTGGCAGCTACCTCATCAGCCTGGGGCCAGCAACGCCGAGGGATACCGACCCTCTGGCCGGCCTCATCACCACCTTCCCCAAACACTGGTTGGAGCACTACCGCTGTGACGGGTTGATCGAGATCGACCCGATACTCAGGCACTGTCGACGCGAACTGGTGCCGCTTTTCTGGGACAGCGAGCGACGACGCGCGCGGGGACGCTCCCGGCTCTTCTGGGAGCAACGCGAGCAACACGGCCTGCGCAGCGGCGTGAGTATCCCGCTGCGCTACGAAATGCTCAGGGGGACCTTGAGCGTGGCCTTCGACGATATGCAGATCACCGAACAGAAGGGTTTTTCCAACCCCGCTGTTTATCAACTGTTCATGCTTATCCCCTACTTGCTCGCCGGGATACGACATCAATTGCAACGGCCTGCCCAACCGCGCCAGGACCTGACGCCCAAGGAAATGGACTGCTTGTACTGGGCCAGCGAAGGCAAGACCACCTGGGAGATCAGCCACATCCTGACCTGTTCCGAACGCACCATCGACTTCCACCTGCTCAATGCCCGACGCAAGCTGGGCTCGGTAAGCCGCCAACAGGCCGTCAGTGCTGCGGTAGCCTGTGGCCTGGTCATGCCGACCGTTAACTCGCCGACTTACCGGTGCCAGAAATGA
- a CDS encoding EAL domain-containing protein has protein sequence MEPLTLDMTSRLGRQLLPQSLRAQFTLAFLTLALLILAGGATAVYALRTSNSATRQLTDERLVRMQNGQDMVQRTLLIERQTDQLLTTRSPDILRSSYAATVEQLEALDQQVQQLTAANSGVAILDMHQSSQMFRNTANIVAQLRESLLQTEVTFGQALEDRTARLTATQTRASLELAVLLFDLPQAVDSEAVQRLRARYERLLGTAGVLSDADVQTPDLFSQRQTLIDQHNVLQRFNEQLKNEAGVLVAVARAQSSAYTQDYRQAVQRLVDASNRSQQWVLIMLGASLVFAWFVTRVFMGRHVLVRLNAISRQLRQEHTDKTHLMMADHGKDEIGNMARAVNQFLEDRLQLEKRTAQLSIATQRLAVQNDRLEQEAIVRAGQGHVLELIARSTELAEVLDSLAHLVESQLEGMKVSILLLDEEGKHLLHGAAPSLPKAYSQLIDGIEIGPNVGSCGTSAYRREPVIVTDIEQDPLWEAYRSLVAPYGFRACWSTPILSHERKVLGTFAVYANTVRSPSAAETHLIGMATPLAGIAIERQLTEKRIRFMGDHDALTGLPNRTLLEDRLKQAMLYAQRYNRLVTVVFLDLDKFKLVNDSLGHSAGDELLKTVAQRMLGCVRRTDTVVRLGGDEFVIILFDQPSDLDGVTPVLHKIQEAILRPIQLSGHTLHVTCSMGLATYPTDGTDTDTLLSNADAAMYRAKELGRNSFQFYTSEMNNKVQGKLAMQDGLRSALNNDEFLLLYQPQVDLQSGQIIGVEALIRWQHPELGMVSPIKFIPQAEETGLIVPIGDWVIHTACRQNKAWQDAGWPPITMSVNISARQFIERDLIDRVMHALQETALDPMYLELELTESLIMQDLQQAISKMRALQAMGISLSIDDFGTGYSSLAALKSFPIARLKIDQSFVRDLPNNENDKAIATAVISLGHKLNLKVIAEGVETQEQQTFLRDNGCDEIQGYFFSEAVSAQEISRLLRASGVSEPSRLASPGSVRQKCDVKRPNRPMPGH, from the coding sequence ATGGAACCCCTGACGTTGGACATGACTTCCCGGCTTGGACGCCAGCTATTGCCCCAATCGCTGCGCGCACAATTCACCCTGGCGTTCCTGACGCTGGCGCTGCTGATCCTGGCGGGGGGAGCGACTGCGGTCTACGCGTTGCGCACCTCAAACAGCGCCACTCGCCAGTTGACGGATGAACGACTGGTCCGCATGCAAAATGGGCAAGACATGGTGCAGCGCACCTTGCTGATCGAACGCCAGACCGACCAGTTGCTGACCACCCGTTCCCCTGACATCCTGCGTTCAAGCTATGCGGCGACCGTCGAACAGCTTGAAGCCCTCGATCAACAGGTGCAGCAACTGACTGCCGCAAACAGTGGCGTGGCGATACTCGACATGCATCAGTCGAGTCAGATGTTCCGCAACACCGCCAACATCGTTGCGCAACTGCGAGAAAGCCTGCTGCAAACCGAGGTCACCTTCGGGCAGGCCCTGGAGGATCGCACCGCCCGATTAACGGCGACCCAGACCCGGGCCAGCCTGGAACTGGCGGTGCTGCTTTTCGATCTGCCGCAGGCGGTTGACAGTGAGGCCGTGCAACGGTTGCGGGCTCGATATGAGCGCCTGCTAGGCACCGCAGGCGTGTTATCCGACGCTGATGTGCAGACGCCGGATCTCTTCTCCCAGCGCCAGACGCTCATCGATCAACACAACGTCCTGCAGCGCTTCAATGAGCAACTCAAGAACGAGGCCGGGGTCCTGGTCGCGGTGGCCCGTGCGCAATCGAGTGCTTACACCCAAGACTATCGCCAAGCCGTGCAGCGCCTGGTCGATGCCTCGAATCGCAGCCAGCAATGGGTGCTGATCATGTTGGGCGCCAGCCTGGTGTTCGCCTGGTTCGTGACCCGGGTTTTCATGGGCCGTCATGTGCTCGTGCGCCTGAATGCAATCAGCCGGCAATTGCGACAGGAACACACGGACAAAACGCATTTGATGATGGCCGACCATGGGAAGGACGAGATCGGCAACATGGCGCGGGCGGTGAATCAATTTCTCGAAGACCGGCTTCAGCTGGAGAAAAGAACGGCCCAACTGAGTATCGCCACGCAACGGCTCGCCGTGCAAAACGACCGATTGGAGCAGGAGGCCATCGTTCGTGCCGGACAAGGTCATGTCCTGGAGCTGATCGCCAGGAGCACCGAGCTTGCAGAAGTGCTCGACAGCCTGGCGCACCTGGTCGAGTCCCAACTGGAGGGCATGAAGGTCTCCATCCTGCTGCTGGATGAGGAGGGCAAGCACCTGCTGCACGGGGCCGCACCCAGTTTGCCGAAAGCTTATAGCCAGCTCATCGACGGAATTGAAATCGGTCCGAACGTCGGTTCATGTGGTACCTCGGCCTATCGACGAGAGCCAGTCATCGTCACGGACATCGAGCAGGATCCACTGTGGGAAGCGTACCGTTCACTCGTTGCGCCCTATGGCTTTCGCGCCTGCTGGTCGACGCCGATCCTGTCCCATGAGCGAAAGGTCCTGGGCACGTTTGCCGTGTATGCCAACACCGTGCGCAGCCCCAGCGCGGCCGAGACGCATCTGATCGGCATGGCCACGCCGCTTGCCGGCATTGCGATAGAACGCCAACTGACCGAAAAGCGCATTCGCTTCATGGGCGACCATGACGCACTGACCGGGCTGCCGAATCGCACGCTGCTTGAAGACCGCCTCAAGCAGGCGATGCTTTATGCCCAGCGTTACAACCGGCTGGTGACCGTGGTGTTTCTCGACCTGGACAAATTCAAACTGGTCAATGACAGCCTTGGGCACAGTGCCGGGGACGAACTGCTGAAAACCGTCGCCCAGCGCATGCTGGGATGTGTACGGCGTACCGACACCGTGGTGCGACTGGGTGGCGACGAGTTTGTGATCATCCTGTTCGACCAGCCCTCGGACCTGGACGGCGTGACGCCAGTCCTGCACAAAATCCAGGAAGCCATCCTGCGGCCTATCCAGTTGAGCGGCCATACGCTCCACGTCACCTGCAGCATGGGGTTGGCCACGTACCCTACCGATGGTACCGACACCGACACGTTGCTCAGCAATGCGGACGCTGCCATGTACCGGGCCAAGGAACTGGGGCGCAACAGCTTCCAGTTCTATACGAGCGAGATGAATAACAAGGTCCAGGGCAAGCTCGCCATGCAAGACGGGCTGCGAAGCGCGCTCAACAATGACGAGTTCCTGCTGTTGTACCAGCCACAGGTGGATCTGCAGTCAGGCCAGATCATCGGCGTAGAGGCATTGATCCGCTGGCAGCATCCCGAGCTCGGCATGGTTTCTCCCATCAAATTCATTCCCCAGGCCGAAGAGACCGGGTTGATCGTGCCTATCGGCGACTGGGTGATCCATACCGCGTGCAGGCAGAACAAGGCTTGGCAGGATGCCGGTTGGCCGCCGATCACCATGTCGGTGAACATCTCAGCCCGTCAGTTCATCGAAAGGGACCTGATCGACCGGGTGATGCATGCCTTGCAGGAAACCGCACTGGACCCGATGTACCTTGAGTTGGAGCTGACCGAAAGCCTGATCATGCAAGACCTTCAGCAAGCCATCAGCAAGATGAGGGCCCTGCAAGCCATGGGCATCAGCCTCTCGATCGACGACTTCGGCACCGGCTACTCCAGCCTCGCCGCATTGAAAAGCTTCCCGATCGCCAGGCTCAAGATCGACCAGTCTTTCGTGCGCGATCTGCCCAACAACGAGAACGACAAAGCCATCGCCACCGCCGTGATCTCGTTGGGGCACAAGCTGAACCTCAAGGTCATTGCCGAAGGTGTCGAAACCCAGGAGCAGCAAACCTTCCTGCGTGATAACGGCTGCGATGAAATTCAGGGATACTTCTTCAGCGAGGCGGTCAGTGCGCAGGAAATCAGCCGGTTACTGCGTGCGTCCGGAGTGTCTGAACCAAGCCGCCTTGCGAGCCCTGGCTCGGTGCGGCAAAAGTGCGATGTAAAACGTCCAAACCGTCCAATGCCCGGGCATTGA
- a CDS encoding substrate-binding domain-containing protein has translation MIQAQEIVSKATLGAVRWSGPESGPRAQGGKSIALVAEDLRNGGIVGVAQGAREAANALGWTLKIYDGAGSSAGRAKAFSDALAAEPDGLILCGSDALENKAALLLFANKEVPVVGWHAGVRPGPIDGTPVAMNVTTDPLEVARLTAMAAVVQSNGRAGVVILTDSKYSIAMAKAKAMEDVIRACRECKLLEVRDVAISESGEKMPAITKQLLQRYGKRWTHALAINDIYFDYSIASLTSAAIPSDGISLLSAGDGSASAFLRIQAKTYQTVTVAEPLNQHGWQVMDELNRLFAGQPVSGFVAPIHLVNADNIAFDGGKKFQYDPDNGYRDIYRHQWNP, from the coding sequence GTGATTCAAGCGCAGGAAATCGTTTCCAAGGCCACCCTCGGTGCCGTTCGTTGGAGCGGCCCTGAATCTGGCCCGCGAGCCCAGGGGGGCAAGAGCATCGCGCTTGTCGCAGAAGATTTGCGTAACGGAGGCATTGTCGGTGTCGCGCAGGGCGCCCGGGAGGCCGCCAATGCGTTGGGCTGGACGCTGAAGATATACGACGGTGCCGGCTCATCGGCCGGACGCGCAAAGGCCTTTTCCGATGCCCTGGCAGCGGAACCCGACGGCCTTATCCTGTGCGGCTCCGATGCCCTTGAGAACAAAGCGGCGCTGCTGCTCTTCGCCAACAAGGAGGTACCGGTGGTTGGCTGGCACGCTGGAGTACGCCCGGGGCCGATTGACGGTACGCCGGTGGCCATGAACGTCACGACCGACCCGCTTGAAGTGGCGCGCCTCACCGCCATGGCGGCAGTGGTGCAGTCAAACGGACGCGCCGGCGTGGTGATCCTGACCGACTCCAAGTACAGCATCGCCATGGCGAAAGCCAAGGCCATGGAAGACGTCATTCGTGCCTGTCGTGAATGTAAGTTGCTGGAGGTGCGCGATGTGGCGATCTCCGAAAGTGGCGAGAAGATGCCGGCGATCACCAAACAATTGCTTCAGCGCTATGGCAAACGCTGGACCCATGCGTTGGCCATCAACGACATCTATTTCGACTACTCGATTGCCTCGCTGACCAGCGCCGCCATACCCAGTGATGGCATCAGCCTGTTGTCTGCCGGTGACGGCAGCGCTTCGGCTTTCCTGCGCATACAGGCAAAGACCTATCAGACCGTTACTGTGGCCGAGCCGCTCAACCAGCATGGCTGGCAAGTAATGGATGAGTTGAACCGGCTGTTTGCAGGTCAACCAGTGAGCGGCTTCGTCGCGCCGATTCACTTGGTCAACGCCGACAATATCGCCTTCGATGGCGGGAAAAAATTCCAGTACGATCCTGACAATGGCTATCGAGACATCTATCGCCACCAATGGAACCCCTGA
- a CDS encoding OPT family oligopeptide transporter — MHPTSSTFPLNAAVERELSPRAVSTGIVLGILLTPSNVYAGLKIGWSFNMSIIALLVGYGLWQGLASRSVGRLPWTLHESNINQTVASAAASIISGGLVAPIPAYTLLTGQQLDAIPMVAWVFSVSFLGIWIAWYLRPSLLNDKALKFPEGMATLETLLHIYNHGHEAATRLKVLLGAALLSGLVKAIDTFMWAIARWSPSAQLERLTFTADPSLLLVGFGGIIGIRVGLTLLLGALLAWGGLAPWLLEQGLVQLPHGSSGPQFAALVEWLLWPGVSLMVCSTLASLAIRLWALHRSTKAGGGAIWTLPKPGPVAGFVLSIILVVSLQVLLFGINPWMALLTIPLAICLAAVAARVVGATGIPPIGAIGQLSQLSFGIVAPGQVPINLMSANTAGGSAGQCTDLMNDFKVGRAIGATPRKQLIAQTLGIFVGSIVGVLAYLALIPDPQTMLLTEEWPAPAVATWKAVAQTLTLGLDSLSASIRWAIFIGGLVGLLLGILDSLLPGHRARYLPSTAALGLAFVLPASVSLMMALGAVLTWLVSCRWPSLTERFAITAAAGLIAGESITGVGASLWQMLGNG, encoded by the coding sequence ATGCATCCAACCTCGTCCACATTCCCCTTGAACGCCGCCGTCGAACGCGAGCTCAGTCCGCGTGCGGTCAGCACGGGAATCGTCCTCGGTATCCTGCTGACACCTTCCAATGTCTATGCCGGGTTGAAGATCGGCTGGTCGTTCAACATGTCGATCATCGCCTTGCTGGTTGGCTATGGCCTCTGGCAAGGCTTGGCGAGTCGATCGGTGGGGCGATTGCCCTGGACGCTGCACGAAAGCAACATCAACCAGACCGTGGCCTCTGCCGCTGCGTCGATCATTTCCGGTGGGTTGGTCGCGCCCATCCCGGCCTATACCTTGCTGACCGGCCAGCAGTTGGATGCCATTCCCATGGTGGCCTGGGTCTTTTCGGTGAGCTTCCTGGGGATCTGGATTGCCTGGTACCTGCGCCCCTCACTGCTCAACGACAAGGCGCTGAAATTTCCCGAGGGCATGGCAACCCTGGAAACCCTGCTGCACATCTACAACCACGGCCACGAAGCCGCGACGCGCTTGAAGGTGCTGCTCGGCGCTGCATTGCTGTCCGGGCTGGTCAAGGCGATCGACACCTTCATGTGGGCCATCGCGCGCTGGTCTCCGAGCGCCCAGCTGGAGCGCCTGACGTTTACCGCTGACCCTTCGCTGTTGTTAGTGGGGTTCGGCGGGATCATCGGTATTCGCGTGGGCCTGACGTTGCTGCTCGGTGCCTTGCTGGCGTGGGGCGGGTTGGCGCCGTGGCTGCTGGAGCAAGGCCTGGTGCAGTTGCCGCACGGCAGCAGCGGCCCGCAGTTCGCGGCGCTGGTGGAGTGGTTGCTCTGGCCGGGGGTGAGCCTGATGGTCTGCTCGACCCTGGCCTCATTGGCGATTCGCTTGTGGGCATTGCACCGGTCCACCAAGGCGGGCGGCGGGGCGATCTGGACGCTACCCAAGCCCGGGCCTGTCGCCGGTTTTGTACTGTCGATCATCCTGGTGGTGAGCCTGCAAGTGCTGTTGTTCGGCATCAACCCGTGGATGGCCTTGTTGACCATTCCCTTGGCGATCTGCCTGGCGGCGGTGGCCGCCCGAGTGGTCGGCGCCACGGGTATTCCGCCGATCGGGGCCATCGGACAATTGTCCCAGTTGAGCTTCGGCATCGTCGCGCCGGGACAGGTGCCGATCAACCTGATGAGCGCCAACACCGCCGGTGGTTCGGCCGGGCAGTGCACCGACTTGATGAACGACTTCAAGGTAGGCCGGGCGATCGGCGCCACGCCGCGCAAGCAGTTGATCGCCCAGACCCTGGGGATTTTCGTCGGTAGTATCGTCGGCGTGTTGGCTTACCTGGCCCTGATCCCGGACCCGCAAACCATGCTGCTCACCGAAGAGTGGCCAGCCCCGGCAGTCGCCACCTGGAAGGCCGTGGCGCAAACCTTGACCCTGGGCCTGGATTCATTGTCAGCGAGCATCCGCTGGGCGATTTTCATCGGCGGCCTGGTCGGCTTGTTGTTGGGAATCCTCGACAGCCTGCTACCGGGGCATCGGGCCCGGTACCTGCCAAGCACGGCGGCCTTGGGCCTGGCCTTCGTCTTGCCGGCCTCGGTGTCCCTGATGATGGCCCTCGGTGCGGTGCTGACGTGGTTGGTGAGCTGCCGCTGGCCGAGCCTTACGGAACGCTTCGCCATCACCGCGGCGGCGGGGTTGATTGCCGGGGAGAGCATTACCGGGGTGGGGGCGTCGTTGTGGCAGATGCTTGGGAATGGGTGA
- a CDS encoding VOC family protein: MRIIPYLTFNGHCKQAFALYQEVLGGELFSMSFAEAPEETGMPKDPNLIMHTCLTVGAFSLMASDCPPGQPYRKPQGVSVSLNVDSVEEAERLFNGLSAGGSVHMPLAKTFWAERFAMFEDRFGIAWMVNCEGKR; encoded by the coding sequence ATGAGAATCATTCCTTACCTGACCTTCAACGGTCACTGCAAGCAAGCCTTCGCTTTGTACCAAGAGGTCCTGGGCGGCGAGCTGTTTTCCATGTCTTTTGCCGAGGCCCCCGAGGAAACCGGGATGCCCAAGGATCCCAACCTGATCATGCACACGTGCCTGACCGTCGGCGCCTTCAGCCTGATGGCCTCCGATTGTCCGCCAGGCCAGCCGTATCGCAAGCCGCAAGGCGTGTCGGTTTCCCTCAACGTCGACAGCGTGGAGGAGGCCGAGCGGTTGTTTAATGGTTTGAGCGCCGGTGGCAGCGTGCACATGCCCTTGGCGAAGACTTTCTGGGCGGAACGCTTTGCCATGTTCGAAGACCGTTTCGGGATTGCCTGGATGGTCAATTGCGAGGGCAAGCGATAG
- a CDS encoding YciI family protein, translated as MRFMVIVKASPESEAGEMPSAQLLAAMGAYNEELVKAGVMLAGEGLHPSAEGVRVQFSGKDRTVIDGPFAETKELIAGFWIFKVQSLQEAIDWVKRCPNPMVSDSEIEIRQIFELEEFGESVTPELREQEERLRAQMSGQS; from the coding sequence ATGCGATTTATGGTGATTGTCAAAGCCAGTCCGGAATCGGAAGCCGGAGAAATGCCCAGTGCGCAACTGCTGGCCGCCATGGGTGCCTACAACGAAGAGCTGGTCAAGGCCGGGGTGATGCTCGCCGGTGAGGGCCTGCACCCCAGCGCCGAGGGCGTGCGCGTGCAGTTTTCCGGCAAGGACCGGACGGTGATCGATGGGCCCTTTGCTGAAACCAAGGAGCTGATCGCCGGTTTCTGGATCTTCAAGGTCCAGTCATTGCAGGAGGCCATCGATTGGGTCAAGCGCTGCCCGAATCCGATGGTCAGCGACAGTGAAATCGAGATCCGCCAGATCTTCGAGCTTGAAGAGTTCGGCGAGTCCGTTACCCCCGAGTTGCGCGAGCAGGAAGAACGCTTGCGGGCGCAGATGTCCGGCCAATCGTGA
- a CDS encoding MFS transporter, producing the protein MTHTRFFGKTVLACTFILAIIGWGIGFYGPPIYMQAVMERTGWPIAQVSAAVTLHFLSGTLVIANLPRLYARFGIPTVTLLGSILLGIGVNIWANANQLWGLYAGAVCSGIGWVTLGAAAVNTLIAPWYVRERPKALGKAYNGASLGGVIFSPLWVLLIERFGFAMAALVISMVAVLLIGAFAFLVFSKSPQSLGQHPDNADQPEPVPISASAMPWTAMQTLRSASFRTLAAGMSLGLFAQIGLIAHLYSILVGRMGAHDASFAMGLATASAMGGRYVAARLMIQGMNRRQLACLGYAIQMLGTLMLLGLDLHPTVAWIAVVLIGSGIGNATSLPPLIVQTEFSREQTARVIALMVAISQATYAFAPAFFGLVRSAFSDPNHAIGAVVTGAVVVQGLAILAFYRGVSARPFKKTAF; encoded by the coding sequence ATGACACACACCCGCTTTTTTGGAAAAACCGTACTGGCCTGCACGTTCATCCTGGCGATTATCGGCTGGGGGATCGGCTTCTATGGGCCGCCGATTTATATGCAAGCGGTCATGGAGCGCACGGGTTGGCCGATCGCCCAGGTCTCGGCAGCCGTTACCTTGCACTTTCTCAGCGGCACGCTTGTCATCGCCAACCTGCCACGCCTTTACGCACGCTTCGGGATACCCACCGTCACCCTGCTGGGCAGCATCCTCCTGGGCATTGGCGTGAACATCTGGGCTAACGCCAACCAGCTATGGGGGCTGTATGCCGGTGCCGTCTGCTCCGGTATCGGCTGGGTCACATTGGGTGCCGCGGCCGTTAACACCCTGATTGCGCCGTGGTACGTCAGGGAGAGGCCCAAGGCCCTGGGCAAGGCCTACAACGGCGCCAGCCTGGGTGGCGTGATCTTTTCGCCGCTGTGGGTGTTGCTGATCGAACGTTTCGGCTTTGCCATGGCGGCGCTGGTCATCAGCATGGTCGCGGTGCTGCTCATAGGCGCCTTCGCTTTCCTGGTTTTCAGCAAAAGCCCACAAAGCCTGGGACAGCATCCCGACAATGCAGACCAACCGGAACCCGTGCCAATCAGCGCCAGCGCCATGCCGTGGACCGCCATGCAGACCCTCAGGTCGGCAAGTTTCCGCACCCTGGCAGCCGGCATGTCCCTGGGGCTGTTCGCCCAGATCGGCTTGATCGCGCACCTGTACTCGATCCTGGTCGGCCGCATGGGTGCGCATGACGCCTCATTCGCCATGGGCCTGGCCACTGCCAGTGCGATGGGCGGGCGATACGTCGCCGCACGCTTGATGATCCAAGGCATGAACCGACGACAACTGGCCTGTCTCGGTTATGCCATCCAGATGCTGGGCACGCTGATGCTTCTGGGCCTGGACCTCCACCCGACAGTGGCCTGGATAGCCGTGGTGTTGATCGGCTCGGGCATCGGCAATGCCACCTCCTTGCCGCCACTGATAGTCCAGACCGAGTTCAGCCGAGAACAAACCGCCAGGGTGATCGCCTTGATGGTCGCGATCAGCCAAGCCACCTACGCCTTCGCCCCGGCCTTTTTCGGCCTGGTGCGCTCGGCTTTCTCCGATCCGAATCACGCCATCGGCGCCGTCGTGACAGGAGCGGTGGTCGTGCAGGGGCTCGCCATTTTGGCGTTCTATCGGGGCGTGTCCGCGCGCCCCTTCAAGAAAACCGCTTTTTGA